A stretch of Kaistella flava (ex Peng et al. 2021) DNA encodes these proteins:
- a CDS encoding protein-L-isoaspartate(D-aspartate) O-methyltransferase gives MQDSYVHKGKRKILIDYLRDKMGIADEKVLAAINQVPRHLFLESVFEDFAYEDRAFPILAKQTISHPSTVAEQTALLEIKEKDKVLEIGTGCGYQTAVLIALNAWVYTIERQKGLHDFSLNKLRELNFRPKFQSFGDGFLGLPTYAPFDKILVTCGAEVLPTQLLHQLKVGGKMVIPLGKTDEQILMRFTKKSEREFEREEFGAYKFVPMLNNTNH, from the coding sequence ATGCAGGATTCGTACGTACATAAAGGGAAAAGGAAAATTTTGATTGATTATCTCCGTGATAAAATGGGAATTGCCGACGAGAAAGTTTTGGCTGCCATCAACCAAGTTCCCCGTCATCTTTTTTTAGAAAGTGTTTTTGAAGATTTCGCTTATGAAGATCGGGCTTTTCCGATTTTGGCAAAACAAACTATTTCTCATCCATCAACTGTTGCTGAGCAAACTGCTCTTTTAGAAATAAAAGAAAAAGACAAGGTATTGGAAATCGGAACGGGATGCGGTTATCAAACAGCGGTTTTAATTGCTTTGAATGCTTGGGTTTATACCATTGAACGTCAAAAAGGTTTGCATGACTTTTCACTTAATAAATTGAGAGAATTGAATTTCCGTCCGAAATTTCAAAGTTTTGGCGATGGCTTTTTAGGATTGCCGACGTATGCTCCTTTTGATAAAATCCTCGTGACTTGTGGCGCTGAAGTTCTACCCACCCAATTACTGCATCAATTAAAAGTAGGTGGAAAAATGGTCATTCCTTTAGGAAAAACCGATGAGCAAATCTTAATGAGATTTACCAAAAAATCAGAACGCGAATTTGAAAGAGAAGAATTTGGAGCCTATAAATTTGTCCCGATGTTGAATAATACCAATCATTAA
- a CDS encoding Gfo/Idh/MocA family protein, with amino-acid sequence MLKAGLVGAGHLGKIHLMLLQKSEKYDLVGFHDADKENGKKLESEFGYKYFENFDDLLNEIEMLDIVTPTLYHYDYAMKAIDKKIHFFIEKPITQTLEQAEEILHRCREFGIKAQVGHVERYNPAFIGSRDFIKDPMFIEIHRLAEFNPRGTDVSVVLDLMIHDLDILLSLVKSKVKAIHASGVSVVSKSPDICNARIEFENGCVANLTTSRISMKAMRKSRFFQKDAYISVDFLEKKAEVIRMKPAPEHPSDFDMIIENAEGEKNQIIFEYPNIQPNNAILDELESFADAITENKSVEVSLEDGTEALKVALEIVRLIS; translated from the coding sequence ATGCTAAAAGCTGGTTTAGTTGGCGCAGGCCATTTAGGAAAAATCCATTTAATGTTACTTCAAAAATCAGAAAAGTACGACTTAGTCGGCTTTCATGATGCAGATAAGGAAAACGGTAAAAAACTGGAAAGCGAATTCGGTTATAAATATTTTGAAAATTTCGATGATTTATTAAATGAAATCGAAATGCTGGATATCGTAACCCCGACTTTATATCACTACGATTACGCGATGAAAGCGATCGATAAAAAAATCCACTTTTTCATTGAAAAGCCAATTACTCAAACTTTAGAACAAGCAGAAGAAATTCTCCACAGATGCCGTGAATTCGGAATAAAAGCGCAAGTTGGTCACGTTGAAAGATACAATCCTGCGTTTATTGGTTCGAGAGATTTCATTAAAGATCCGATGTTTATTGAAATTCACCGTTTGGCAGAATTCAATCCGCGAGGAACAGATGTTTCTGTAGTTTTAGATTTAATGATTCACGATTTGGATATTTTGCTTTCTTTGGTAAAATCAAAAGTGAAAGCGATTCATGCAAGTGGCGTTTCTGTGGTTTCGAAATCTCCGGATATTTGTAATGCCCGAATTGAATTTGAAAATGGTTGTGTTGCGAATTTAACGACGTCCAGAATTTCGATGAAAGCAATGCGTAAATCTCGTTTCTTCCAGAAAGACGCTTATATTTCTGTAGATTTCTTAGAGAAAAAAGCAGAAGTAATCCGCATGAAACCGGCTCCGGAACACCCAAGTGATTTCGATATGATTATTGAAAATGCAGAAGGTGAAAAAAATCAGATCATTTTTGAATATCCAAACATTCAGCCGAATAATGCAATTTTGGATGAATTGGAAAGTTTTGCTGATGCCATTACTGAAAATAAAAGTGTAGAAGTTTCTTTGGAAGATGGAACGGAAGCTTTGAAAGTGGCACTGGAAATTGTGAGGTTGATTTCATAA
- the bla gene encoding class A beta-lactamase, subclass A2: MLKKITALFLFISLFSFGQNNVLKHQINEIIKGKNATVAVSVLDFENNKSIDINGNKKLPMLSVFKFHIALAVLNKVDEGKLSLDQNIFIKKSELLENTWSPIREKYPNGNIEMPLSELIKFTVAQSDNNGCDLLLRLIGGTETVQKFINSKGIKAFQIKADEEKMHQGYEFMYLNWTTTNAANSLLKKFYDGKVLSKSSTDFLMKTMLETNTGKNKIVSHLPKGTPVAHKTGSSGKDKKGMTVAENDIGIITLPDGKHYAISVFVSDSMENEETNTKIIADISKIFFDYFCKNHI; this comes from the coding sequence ATGTTAAAAAAAATCACTGCATTATTTCTCTTTATTTCTCTTTTTAGTTTTGGGCAAAATAATGTTCTGAAGCATCAAATCAATGAAATTATAAAAGGTAAAAACGCAACCGTTGCTGTTTCTGTTTTAGATTTCGAAAATAACAAATCGATTGACATTAACGGAAATAAAAAACTTCCGATGTTGAGTGTTTTCAAATTTCATATTGCGTTGGCTGTTTTGAATAAAGTTGATGAAGGGAAATTGAGTTTGGATCAAAATATTTTCATTAAAAAATCAGAGCTTTTAGAAAATACCTGGAGTCCGATTCGTGAAAAATATCCGAATGGAAATATTGAAATGCCTTTGAGCGAACTCATCAAATTTACTGTTGCACAAAGTGACAATAATGGTTGTGATCTATTGCTAAGATTAATTGGCGGAACAGAAACCGTTCAAAAATTCATTAATTCAAAAGGAATTAAAGCCTTTCAAATAAAAGCTGACGAGGAAAAAATGCATCAAGGTTATGAATTTATGTATTTGAATTGGACAACGACAAATGCTGCAAATTCGCTATTGAAAAAGTTTTATGACGGCAAAGTTCTTTCTAAAAGTTCCACAGATTTTTTAATGAAAACTATGCTCGAAACCAATACCGGAAAGAATAAAATCGTTTCTCACTTGCCAAAAGGAACTCCAGTTGCACACAAAACCGGATCTTCGGGAAAAGATAAAAAAGGAATGACCGTTGCGGAAAATGACATCGGGATTATTACCCTTCCAGATGGAAAGCATTATGCGATAAGCGTTTTCGTTTCAGATTCTATGGAAAACGAAGAGACGAATACCAAAATAATTGCCGATATTTCTAAGATTTTTTTTGATTATTTTTGCAAAAATCACATTTAA
- a CDS encoding M23 family metallopeptidase produces MKKILLLLFLFIQTFIFSQEKWDIQFYNEVVSNEVFIYADNREEMPISAQFAFKLSNLTCTLPNDEIVVIPPKAKKFLIAKLAPIKANEANSFSYTNSYNFGNALQESFDEKYIYSLPFAKGKTQSIFQGYDGIFSHQNEFALDFDLKTGSEIMAARDGIVVVVINNNSQSCPDISCAKYNNKIVIMHSDGTFADYSHLEYYGAIVKKGDYVKKDQLIGYSGSTGFASGPHLHFAVFINRIDGKRTFIKTKFKTSESKATLLEEGKSYTKNY; encoded by the coding sequence ATGAAAAAAATACTTTTACTTTTATTTCTATTTATTCAAACCTTTATATTCTCACAAGAGAAATGGGATATTCAGTTTTATAATGAAGTTGTTAGTAACGAAGTTTTTATTTACGCAGATAATAGAGAAGAAATGCCAATATCTGCCCAGTTTGCCTTCAAATTATCGAATTTAACCTGTACTCTTCCTAATGACGAAATAGTGGTAATACCACCAAAAGCTAAAAAATTTCTGATTGCAAAACTGGCTCCTATTAAAGCAAATGAAGCCAATTCTTTTTCTTATACCAACTCGTATAATTTCGGAAATGCATTACAGGAAAGTTTTGATGAAAAATACATTTATTCTTTACCTTTCGCGAAAGGAAAAACGCAATCTATTTTCCAAGGTTATGATGGGATATTTTCTCATCAGAATGAATTCGCGTTAGACTTTGATTTAAAAACTGGAAGTGAAATTATGGCTGCCCGTGACGGAATTGTGGTTGTAGTGATTAACAATAACAGCCAGAGTTGTCCTGATATTTCCTGCGCAAAATACAATAACAAAATCGTCATCATGCACAGCGACGGAACTTTTGCTGATTACTCTCACCTGGAATACTACGGCGCAATCGTTAAAAAAGGTGATTATGTAAAGAAAGACCAACTTATTGGTTATAGTGGAAGCACGGGTTTTGCAAGTGGGCCACATTTACATTTTGCAGTATTCATCAATAGAATAGACGGAAAAAGAACATTTATAAAAACGAAATTTAAAACCTCTGAAAGTAAAGCAACACTATTAGAAGAAGGTAAAAGTTATACTAAAAATTATTAA
- a CDS encoding 3-hydroxybutyryl-CoA dehydrogenase, with protein MNKNIVVIGAGTMGNGIAHTFAQTGFTVNLVDVSQGALDKGIATITKNLDRIIAKGNMTEEQKATTLNNISTFTNLGDCAANADLIVEAATENLDLKLKIFKQMDELAPENCILATNTSSISITKIASVTNRPEKVIGMHFMNPVPIMKLVEIIKGYSTSKETFDEIYEMSKTLGKVPTEVNDYPGFVANRILMPMINEAIETLYNGVAGVEEIDTVMKLGMAHPMGPLQLADFIGLDVCLAILNVMYDGFKNPKYAPNPLLVNMVMAGKLGIKSGEGFYDYSESRKAEKVAKMFAK; from the coding sequence ATGAATAAGAACATTGTAGTTATCGGCGCAGGAACCATGGGAAACGGTATTGCACACACTTTTGCACAAACCGGATTTACCGTTAATTTAGTTGATGTTTCGCAGGGAGCATTAGATAAAGGTATTGCAACGATTACAAAAAATCTTGACCGAATTATCGCAAAAGGTAATATGACCGAAGAGCAAAAAGCAACTACTTTAAACAATATTTCGACCTTTACCAACTTAGGAGATTGTGCAGCAAACGCTGATTTAATCGTTGAAGCTGCTACTGAAAACTTAGATTTGAAACTGAAAATTTTCAAACAAATGGATGAGTTAGCTCCGGAAAACTGTATTCTGGCAACCAATACCTCTTCGATTTCTATTACTAAAATTGCGTCGGTGACGAACCGTCCGGAAAAAGTGATTGGAATGCATTTTATGAATCCAGTTCCGATTATGAAATTGGTGGAAATCATCAAAGGCTACTCTACTTCGAAAGAAACTTTTGACGAGATTTATGAGATGAGTAAAACTTTAGGAAAAGTTCCAACAGAAGTGAACGATTATCCAGGTTTTGTAGCGAACAGAATTTTGATGCCGATGATCAATGAAGCGATCGAAACTTTATACAACGGCGTTGCGGGAGTTGAAGAAATCGATACTGTAATGAAGTTGGGAATGGCTCATCCGATGGGACCTTTGCAATTGGCAGATTTCATTGGATTAGATGTTTGCTTAGCGATTTTAAATGTAATGTACGACGGATTTAAAAATCCTAAATACGCACCCAATCCATTATTAGTAAATATGGTGATGGCAGGGAAACTTGGTATCAAATCAGGTGAAGGATTCTACGATTATAGCGAAAGTAGAAAAGCGGAGAAAGTTGCGAAAATGTTTGCGAAATAG
- a CDS encoding META domain-containing protein, whose translation MKAIHFPQKNIFRNISLAIFTAATIVSCSTMSTSKSKVGTPQPNIANTQWTLADNVKGKKPTLVIESAKITGNGGCNSYFADVMLDRTVGNFSTKNIGSTKMACPNMSEESNYFSMLGAATKYVVNGTTLELYKDKLLLLKFNKL comes from the coding sequence ATGAAAGCAATTCACTTCCCTCAGAAGAATATTTTCAGAAATATTTCCTTAGCAATTTTTACTGCTGCCACGATTGTTTCTTGTTCAACAATGTCTACCTCCAAATCAAAAGTGGGAACACCACAACCGAATATCGCAAATACCCAATGGACTTTAGCGGATAATGTAAAAGGTAAAAAACCAACATTGGTTATTGAATCAGCGAAAATTACCGGAAATGGTGGTTGCAATAGTTATTTCGCCGATGTAATGCTGGACCGTACAGTTGGGAATTTTTCCACTAAGAATATTGGTTCAACTAAAATGGCCTGTCCGAATATGAGTGAAGAATCCAACTACTTCAGCATGCTTGGTGCGGCAACAAAATATGTTGTGAACGGAACTACTTTGGAATTGTATAAGGATAAACTTTTGTTGTTGAAATTTAACAAGTTATAA
- the pheT gene encoding phenylalanine--tRNA ligase subunit beta has product MKISNNWLKEYINTDLKSEKIGEILTDIGLEVEGIDPFESVKGSLQGIVVGKVLTCEQHSNADKLKVTTVDVGTGKILNIVCGAPNVAAGQTVPVAVVGTKIYGKDGSSFDIKEAKIRGEVSQGMICAEDEMGLSDDHGGIMILDETKFEVGKNFADYFDLTNDLVYEIGLTPNRTDAMSHYGVARDLNAYLTTHQINSNFEKIVSKPLTIEGTTDFQIEVEDSELCPRYIGAVIENVEVKTSPDWLKNRLKAIGLSPINNIVDITNYILHGLGQPLHAFDADKISGKKVKIGVNEKGTKFTTLDGVERTLNGTEIMIKDGENNPMCIAGVFGGQNSGVSENTKTIFLESAYFNPVGVRKGAKHHALNTDASFRFERGVDPNMTRTTLNHAITMIAEIAGGKMVGELLEHYPTKIEDHYIILRFSKVEQILGTKIHKEKIKEILKSLEITVLNEIQNGLEISVPAYRADVTREIDVIEEILRIYGYNKIDSPQKISFTPVKLSFDDQDALENAWARTLQSNGFNEVMNNSLTSVKDETDAVRLLNPLSGDLAFMRKSLLEGLLENADYNIKRKNQNIKFFELGKIYHKKGTYLERKQLAILVTGRDEAENWLQPKSTTDFYKLKSYVKVLLDILPVSIEEKSLEDVRFSDAIELSVNGKTVARLGKVAPSLLKDADIDQECFYAEIELEVAQSFRTKENLKFKDIPKFNKTRKDLALLIDKNVTYTELYKAARSNPSKYLKNINLFDVYEGKNLPEGKKSYAMSFELLNEEKTLEDKDITEVMNSLIKTFQKEFSAELRS; this is encoded by the coding sequence ATGAAAATCTCAAACAACTGGCTGAAAGAATACATTAACACTGATTTAAAATCCGAAAAGATTGGCGAAATTCTGACCGATATTGGTCTTGAAGTCGAAGGGATTGATCCGTTTGAATCTGTGAAAGGCAGTTTGCAAGGAATCGTTGTTGGGAAAGTTTTGACTTGCGAACAACATTCAAATGCTGATAAATTAAAAGTAACAACGGTAGATGTTGGAACTGGAAAAATCCTAAATATCGTTTGCGGTGCTCCTAATGTTGCAGCGGGACAAACTGTTCCTGTGGCCGTAGTTGGTACCAAAATTTATGGAAAAGACGGAAGTTCTTTTGACATTAAAGAAGCCAAAATCCGTGGTGAAGTTTCTCAGGGAATGATTTGCGCTGAAGACGAAATGGGCTTGAGCGATGATCACGGCGGAATCATGATTTTGGATGAAACTAAATTTGAAGTTGGAAAAAATTTCGCAGATTATTTTGATCTGACTAATGATTTGGTTTATGAAATTGGTTTAACGCCAAACAGAACTGATGCCATGTCTCATTACGGTGTTGCCAGAGATTTAAATGCTTATTTAACTACGCATCAAATTAATTCTAATTTCGAAAAAATAGTTTCAAAACCTTTAACTATTGAAGGAACTACTGATTTTCAAATTGAAGTTGAAGATTCAGAATTATGTCCAAGATATATCGGTGCAGTGATCGAAAATGTAGAAGTAAAAACTTCTCCAGATTGGTTGAAAAACCGTTTAAAAGCGATTGGTTTAAGTCCGATTAATAATATTGTTGATATTACGAATTATATTCTTCACGGTCTTGGACAGCCACTTCACGCTTTTGATGCTGATAAAATTTCAGGTAAAAAAGTGAAAATCGGAGTGAATGAAAAAGGAACAAAATTCACCACTTTAGATGGCGTTGAAAGAACTTTGAACGGAACTGAAATCATGATCAAAGACGGCGAAAATAACCCAATGTGTATTGCGGGAGTTTTCGGTGGACAAAATTCTGGCGTGTCAGAAAATACAAAAACGATCTTTTTAGAAAGTGCTTATTTTAATCCGGTTGGCGTAAGAAAAGGAGCGAAACATCATGCTTTAAATACCGATGCTTCTTTCCGTTTCGAACGTGGAGTTGATCCAAATATGACAAGAACTACACTGAATCATGCAATTACAATGATTGCAGAAATTGCGGGTGGAAAAATGGTTGGTGAACTTTTAGAGCATTATCCAACAAAAATAGAAGACCATTATATCATTCTTCGTTTCTCTAAAGTAGAGCAAATCTTAGGAACTAAAATTCATAAAGAGAAAATTAAAGAAATTTTAAAATCGCTTGAAATTACTGTTTTAAATGAAATTCAGAATGGTTTAGAAATTTCTGTTCCAGCTTACAGAGCTGATGTTACCAGAGAAATCGATGTAATCGAGGAGATTCTAAGAATCTACGGTTATAACAAAATTGATTCTCCACAGAAAATTTCTTTTACGCCGGTAAAATTAAGTTTTGATGATCAAGATGCTTTAGAAAACGCTTGGGCGAGAACTTTACAAAGCAATGGTTTCAATGAAGTAATGAACAATTCTTTAACTTCTGTGAAAGATGAAACTGATGCTGTTCGTTTATTAAATCCTTTAAGTGGAGATTTAGCGTTTATGAGAAAGTCTTTATTAGAAGGCCTTTTGGAAAATGCAGATTATAATATCAAAAGAAAAAATCAAAATATTAAGTTCTTTGAACTGGGTAAAATCTACCATAAAAAAGGAACGTATTTAGAGAGAAAACAACTGGCGATTTTGGTTACCGGAAGAGACGAAGCAGAAAACTGGTTGCAACCAAAATCTACTACGGATTTCTACAAACTGAAATCTTATGTGAAAGTTCTTTTGGATATACTGCCAGTTTCGATTGAAGAAAAATCTTTAGAAGATGTACGTTTTTCAGATGCAATTGAATTATCAGTAAATGGAAAAACCGTTGCAAGATTGGGTAAAGTTGCTCCTTCATTATTGAAAGATGCGGATATCGACCAAGAATGTTTCTACGCAGAAATCGAGTTAGAAGTTGCGCAAAGTTTCAGAACTAAAGAGAATTTGAAATTTAAAGATATTCCAAAATTCAATAAAACCAGAAAAGATTTGGCTTTATTGATTGATAAAAATGTGACTTACACTGAGCTTTATAAAGCAGCCAGAAGCAATCCTTCCAAATATTTGAAAAACATTAATTTATTTGATGTTTATGAAGGTAAGAATCTTCCGGAAGGTAAGAAATCGTACGCCATGAGTTTTGAATTATTAAACGAAGAAAAAACCTTAGAAGACAAAGACATTACGGAAGTAATGAACTCTTTAATCAAAACCTTCCAGAAAGAATTTTCTGCAGAGTTAAGGTCTTAA
- the dnaN gene encoding DNA polymerase III subunit beta encodes MKFIVSSSELQKALQTVSGVISNSQSRPILENFLFEIEKEILKITASDGETTLITSLEVKSDVEGKIAVPAKIFQEFVKTYGDQPLTLSVKDAEDGNGKLLEILDEKDNFAVALDHAEDYPEIPEFDAAQSVTISAGILSEALNNTLFATSNDSLRPVMTGVLFQFKEDETNFVSTDSHRLVVYKRTDLMNAEPVEFIMPKKPLAIFKSILASSNEDVSIEFNENMAKFTFGNNIWICRLIDGKYPNYSAVIPKENPNVLTINRSLLLNSIRRASIMSNKSTNQVRFKLSGNILHLHAEDTEFANKADMQIPCDYNGEDINIGFSSKFLTEMLSVLSADDITMKMSQPNRPGIIEPVDGLEDQEKLLMLSMPVIGM; translated from the coding sequence ATGAAATTTATTGTTTCAAGTAGCGAATTACAGAAAGCCCTTCAAACCGTGAGCGGAGTTATTTCCAATTCACAGTCAAGGCCAATTTTGGAAAACTTTTTGTTTGAAATTGAAAAAGAAATACTGAAAATTACCGCTTCCGATGGTGAGACGACTTTGATTACTTCTCTGGAGGTAAAGTCTGACGTTGAAGGTAAGATTGCAGTTCCCGCAAAAATATTTCAAGAATTTGTGAAAACTTACGGTGACCAACCTTTAACGCTTTCTGTGAAAGATGCTGAAGATGGAAACGGTAAATTGCTCGAAATTTTGGATGAGAAAGATAACTTCGCAGTGGCCTTGGATCACGCAGAAGATTATCCGGAAATCCCTGAATTTGATGCAGCTCAAAGCGTAACGATTTCTGCAGGTATTTTATCTGAAGCATTAAATAATACTTTATTTGCAACAAGTAACGATTCTCTGCGTCCAGTAATGACGGGAGTTTTGTTCCAGTTCAAAGAAGATGAAACCAATTTCGTTTCTACAGATTCGCACCGTTTAGTGGTTTATAAAAGAACCGATTTAATGAATGCTGAACCAGTAGAATTCATTATGCCTAAAAAACCTTTGGCAATTTTCAAAAGCATTTTAGCATCTTCAAACGAAGACGTTTCTATTGAGTTTAATGAAAATATGGCGAAGTTCACTTTTGGAAATAATATTTGGATCTGCCGTTTGATCGATGGAAAATATCCAAATTATTCAGCGGTTATTCCAAAAGAAAATCCAAATGTATTGACGATTAACAGAAGTCTTTTATTGAATTCAATTAGAAGAGCTTCGATTATGTCTAACAAATCGACGAACCAAGTTCGTTTCAAATTATCAGGAAACATTCTTCATTTACATGCAGAAGATACTGAGTTTGCCAACAAAGCTGATATGCAGATTCCTTGTGATTACAACGGTGAAGATATTAATATCGGTTTCAGCTCTAAGTTTTTAACTGAAATGTTATCAGTACTTTCTGCTGATGATATTACAATGAAAATGTCGCAACCAAACAGACCGGGAATTATTGAACCAGTTGATGGTTTAGAAGATCAGGAAAAACTATTAATGCTTTCGATGCCAGTTATTGGAATGTAA
- a CDS encoding DUF2490 domain-containing protein translates to MLNLSAQEEHISSYNSINLNYTINKKFSIYAEGQLRSIADFSYPDHYEIKGGLAYKLPNNHKIMVVIGRYMNYKDHSVDKEEFRIWLQDAYKLNAGKFEFENRVKLEKSWFYSPQKDEHSGRMRFLYRLNVSVPLNSAEVKPGTISANVYDEVYFLLTDQPFFSRNRVFGGFSYQADQIFSLSAGYLWQRDLALSGNKNLHYLYLALGIKLDGSKSRKVKTAKAD, encoded by the coding sequence ATGCTGAATCTCTCAGCACAGGAGGAGCATATATCCAGTTATAATTCCATTAATCTAAATTATACAATTAACAAGAAGTTTTCCATTTATGCGGAAGGTCAGCTGCGAAGTATTGCAGATTTTTCGTATCCTGATCATTACGAAATAAAAGGTGGATTAGCATACAAGCTTCCTAATAATCATAAAATTATGGTTGTGATTGGCAGGTATATGAATTACAAAGATCACTCCGTAGATAAAGAAGAATTTCGTATTTGGTTGCAAGATGCTTATAAGTTAAATGCTGGGAAATTTGAATTTGAAAATCGGGTGAAATTAGAGAAAAGCTGGTTTTATAGTCCTCAAAAAGATGAACATTCAGGTCGAATGCGTTTTCTGTATCGGCTTAATGTTTCTGTGCCTTTAAATTCAGCAGAAGTGAAACCGGGAACAATATCTGCAAATGTGTATGACGAAGTTTACTTCCTTTTAACGGATCAACCGTTCTTTTCACGTAACCGTGTTTTCGGCGGTTTTAGCTATCAGGCTGATCAAATTTTTTCTCTTTCGGCGGGCTATCTATGGCAAAGAGATCTTGCGCTGAGTGGGAATAAGAATCTGCATTATCTGTATCTTGCTTTAGGAATTAAGCTGGATGGCAGTAAATCACGAAAAGTTAAGACAGCGAAAGCTGATTAA
- a CDS encoding TonB-dependent receptor plug domain-containing protein, whose amino-acid sequence MKRIVVSILLLGIVCQVSAQEKESSIPEVTVQGRFLELPIKKVNENITVVSREEIKNSPAKSVEELLAEITGFDIQRRGGNGVQADISLRGSSFEQVLILVNGIRMNDSQTGHNSMSLPFDLASVEKIEIIKGPAARRFGQNAYAGVVNIITKASSEEKAIVSASGGDYKTYSLGLGANFGNEKFSNFIQASSSSSDGYRHNTDYKINNLFYQNQFKINDGQLKFQAGIQEKKFGANGFYSSPTATEQYEETQASIVSLGYEQKFNHFNLNSNIYWRRGQDMYLFNREKPEIYRNMHIGNNVGAELNGSYSSSSGTTGLGVEFRKEFLASNNLGHRERFLTQVFFEHNFSLFQNKLQISPGISWANYDSVGDFFYPGLDIGFDFDENHKIYGNIAKVNRIPTFTDLYYVSKTEIGNPDLKPENAISSELGYRFQKNNFLGKVSVFNRTSENSIDWVKSTQNGIWAAENIGKIETNGVEVEVGQRFNSFVKSYSLGYTYLDSKAKQPLNLISRYVMENLRHQFVAKLENKFFKNFTNQLIYRCNERVTTGSYQLLDEKLGYDFKDLNVYVLVNNITNTNYTETFGVPMPKRWFHLGFTYKIGL is encoded by the coding sequence ATGAAAAGAATTGTAGTAAGTATATTACTTCTAGGTATCGTTTGTCAGGTTTCAGCACAGGAAAAGGAAAGTTCAATTCCAGAAGTTACAGTTCAGGGAAGGTTTCTGGAGCTTCCGATAAAGAAAGTTAATGAAAATATTACCGTTGTTTCTAGAGAGGAAATAAAAAATTCACCAGCAAAAAGTGTAGAAGAACTTTTGGCAGAAATCACGGGATTTGATATTCAACGAAGAGGAGGAAATGGCGTACAGGCAGATATTTCTTTGCGGGGAAGTAGTTTCGAACAGGTGTTAATTTTGGTGAATGGCATTCGAATGAATGATTCTCAAACGGGACATAATTCGATGAGTCTTCCTTTTGATCTGGCTTCTGTAGAAAAAATAGAAATTATCAAAGGTCCTGCTGCAAGACGTTTCGGTCAAAATGCCTACGCTGGAGTTGTGAATATTATTACCAAAGCAAGTTCTGAAGAAAAGGCGATTGTTTCTGCAAGTGGAGGCGATTATAAAACTTATTCTTTAGGTTTAGGAGCAAATTTCGGGAATGAAAAATTTTCTAATTTTATTCAGGCAAGTTCTTCGAGTTCTGACGGATATCGTCACAATACCGATTATAAAATCAATAATCTTTTTTATCAAAATCAGTTTAAGATTAACGACGGTCAGTTGAAATTCCAAGCTGGTATTCAGGAAAAGAAATTCGGGGCAAATGGTTTTTATTCTTCTCCTACAGCAACTGAGCAATATGAAGAAACACAAGCTTCGATCGTAAGTTTGGGTTATGAACAAAAATTCAATCACTTCAATTTAAATTCAAATATTTACTGGAGAAGAGGCCAAGACATGTATTTGTTCAATAGAGAAAAGCCTGAAATTTATCGAAATATGCACATCGGAAATAATGTGGGTGCCGAACTTAATGGTTCCTATTCTTCAAGTTCAGGAACGACAGGATTAGGGGTTGAGTTCAGAAAAGAATTTTTGGCGAGTAATAATTTAGGACATCGTGAAAGGTTTTTAACACAGGTTTTCTTTGAGCATAATTTTTCTCTTTTTCAAAATAAATTACAGATTTCGCCGGGAATTTCCTGGGCAAATTATGATAGTGTCGGAGATTTTTTCTATCCCGGTTTAGATATTGGATTTGACTTTGATGAAAACCATAAAATCTATGGAAACATTGCCAAAGTAAATAGGATTCCAACCTTCACCGATTTGTATTATGTAAGCAAAACAGAAATTGGAAATCCTGATTTGAAACCTGAAAATGCGATTTCTTCCGAATTAGGATATCGTTTTCAAAAAAATAATTTCTTAGGAAAAGTGAGCGTTTTTAACAGAACTTCGGAGAATTCAATTGATTGGGTGAAATCAACTCAAAATGGAATTTGGGCTGCAGAAAACATTGGAAAAATCGAAACCAATGGAGTAGAGGTTGAAGTTGGTCAGCGCTTCAATTCTTTCGTGAAATCTTATTCTTTGGGTTATACTTATTTAGACAGTAAAGCAAAACAGCCGCTGAATTTAATTTCTAGGTATGTAATGGAAAATCTGAGACATCAGTTTGTGGCAAAGTTAGAAAATAAATTCTTTAAAAATTTTACTAATCAATTGATTTATAGATGTAATGAAAGAGTAACCACCGGAAGTTATCAACTGCTCGATGAGAAATTAGGTTACGATTTTAAAGATTTGAATGTATATGTTTTAGTGAATAATATCACCAATACGAATTATACCGAAACCTTTGGCGTACCAATGCCTAAACGTTGGTTTCATCTTGGGTTTACTTATAAAATCGGACTTTAA